The sequence CACGAGTTCATCCCCAAAGCCCTTGAAATAGCCAAAGACGAAGCAATAATTCACTATCACAACACAGTTCCCGAAAGGCTGATGCCAGAAGAGCCTTTCAAAACTTTTCAAGAAACTGCAAGGGAATACAACTACGAGGCGGAGCTACTGGAGAGCAGAATAATCAAGCGCTACGCCCCCGGAGTGTGGCATGTGGTTTTAGATGTAAGAGTCTTCAAAAAGTAGAGCTCTCATAGGTAGCCCAGACAGTGTAGCAGCCTTTTTCATCTTCCTCAATGTTTATGGCTTTTAAGGAGCTCCCGTATTCATTAACAAGCTTCTCAACTACTCTCGGCAGCTCCTCAAGGAAAGCTTTTCTCTTCACGGTTATCTTCATTTGATCACCACAGGCCCAACAACGTCAAGTTTTTTAATGCTTTCCCAAAGCATTTCTAGGTGAGAAAATGAAATACAGCTGGGAAGAATTTGCGAGAAAAATGGGTGTTGAACCAAAAATCCTGGAAAATAAAGAGGCGAGATTGTTAAAGAAGTTTGTTGATGATCTAATCCCTCCAACTCACTGTCAAGGATGCCAGGGCTTAGATTTGAGCATAGAAAATCCCGTACACCATCCTTCTTATGAGCTCACCCCAGCATGCAACCACGACTGTATATTCTGCTATTCAAACGTTGCCTTAAAGCTCGGAAAGGTTCCAGAGCCGGGCTACTACGGATGGGAAAACCCTTATGCGATTACCGTTTCCCAATATGGCGAGCCCCTCATAAGCCCAAGAATAGTTGAGGTCAACAAAATGCTTCGCGAGAGGTTTCCGGATGCGAGGCTGGACTTACAAACAAACGGCTCCCTTTTAACGAAAGAACTGTGGCAGAAGCTCGACTTTGACCTCGTAATGGTAAGCCTCGATGCAGCGAGCAGAGAAAAGCACAAGATGATAACAAATGCAGACACCTTCAAAAACGTTGTAAATGCCCTTAAAATTGTCGGGGCAGACAAATCAGTGCGCTCCATAGTGAGAACTATCTTCATGCCTGGCATAAACGATGAGGACATACCGAAGATAGCAGAGCTAGCCGCTTCGCTCGGTGTTGACGAGATGATGCTCCAGCCGTTAACAATCCACAAGCTCAACGAAGAACGCCTGAAAAAAGCAGGTCTGGATTTTGAGAGTGCCGAAAGCATAAGAGAATACCTAAAGGCGGCAATGGAAGCTAAAAAGTACATAGACATTAGGATAAGTGGCTGCCAGCTGGCAATATACCGCACAATGGATCCCTTAACGCTCTTTAGCGCAAGAAGGGTTGCGAGAGACGTTGTCCCCATTGTCAAGAGAAACAGAAAAGAATTCTAATCGAAAGCTATGTTCCCTGACGTTTTATCCTTCTTTTAATTCCAATCAAAACTCAACTGCAATATTGCTCACACAAAAATCTTAAAAAGTAAGCAAATTTACTCAAACTAGGTGGTTAAACTGCTGGGGAGGGTAGTTCAAAACATTGCACTACTTATTGTTGTACTTCTGGTTACGGGCATCGCGATCCAAGTTGCCACTGAAAAAGTGGGAGACCCAGAAAAAATCTCATACTGCGTTAAATCTGGAGAACTTAATCCCGACGAGGAAGGGCTTGTGAACATGGTTCGGGGGGTAAAGTGCTATCTAAAGTTTTCATTAGGAGTTTTTAAGGACGAAGAAAAGATCCTCATCTCAAGAACCTATGAAGGCAAAACATACCAGTTCTATATCCTTTCTCCGAGAGGACTCTTCACCACGTGGCTAAAAATAACCCCTGAAAAGTCTATTGCGATGACAATCTCGCTTTTGCTCCTTAGCATGGCGATTATATTCCCCCTAGGTCTTTACTGGGGACTAAGAGCTGGACACAGGGGCGAAATTTCCGACAGGATTCTCCTCCTGCTTGCCCCCGTCTTCTCAGGGGTTCCGGGATGGTTTTGGGGCCTCATGTTCCTCTGGATTCTGTGGTGGAGGTTTGACATGGGGGCAGTCAGTTATATGAACTACATTCAGAGAGCGGAAGCTCACGGCTCGGCAGGGCTCATCGACCATTTCATTGCCCTCCTCATACCCGTGCTCGCCCTGACCTTTGCAAACATCGTGATATACGCTTTCAGCGTTAGGAATCTTGTAAAACAGGAGGCCCATGAAGAGTACTTCCTGGTGGACTCCCTCAAGGGACTTCCCGACAGGAGGATTCGCAGAAAGCTCCTCAGAACAGTCCTTCCTTCTTTCTTGACATTCACCAGCTACAACTTCCTAAACCTCATGATAAACGGGATGGCCATCGAGAAGCTCTTCGATGTTCCCGGGCTCGGATACACCCTGAGTTACTTCTTGGGCAGATACTTCGTGGAGACAGATGAAGGGACGTGGGCCCCCAAACTTCAGTTTTTCCCTGAGGGCATCTTTTTCGTTGCATTAGTTATGGCAGTCCTCTACTTCTTAAATTCCACCATAATGGAGGCCCTTTACCTCCGCCTTGACCCCAGGAGGGAGGCCTATGAAGAAGCGTAAAGTCCCGAAAAGAATTGCAGTGGCAGCAACAATAATCTCCCTGTACGTCATCTTGGCAATCTTTGCGCCTTACCTCACAAACCCGGAACACATTCAAAACTGGAACAATAAGGCTTACTGGGAGCACAACCCTTCCAATGCAGTGCCAACATTTTATGGTCGCCTGAAAAACCTTCCCCCTACAGAGTGGCTTGAGGGAACTTACGCCAACGGCAAGCTTATCTTTGAGTACAATTTTAGTTACAGTGAAGTCCCAACCGATATTATCCTGTTCTCGGACGTCAAAAAACAGCTGAAAGTAACCATTGTGACTCCCCTAAACGACAGCATAGCCATCTTCAAGGGTTACCCCTACGGGTTGGACGAAGGAGTGTTTTTAGCCAGAAACTATCCATTCTATTATAAACTCATGACGGAAAGGTGCGGCGTTGCCCCGGCCTATTTCATAGTCTTCAAGCCTGTCCTTAACATAATCTTTTCGAAGCCAAAGGAGGACTGCCTTGAAAACCCTAATCTCGTGCACGGGACGTATAAGATCATTGTCGAAGCGGTTTCCAAGAGGCAGAACGTACGCCTTGAGCCCAACGAGACCGTCAGAATAATGATTCAGGGAAAGAGCTATGGTATTCTTGGCACCGACCCCCTTGGCAGGGATGTGTGGGCAGGGTTCGTCGGGAGTACAAGGGAAAGCATTCTGATTGCTGTCATGGGGGCAATTATGGCACTCCTCTTCGCCCTCATCCTCGGAACAATCGGAGCCGTTCCGGGAATCGCTGGCAGGTTCGCGAACCTCATTTCTAGGAGTATAACTGTCATTCCCCTCCTCCCGTTTGCAGGTGCCATGGCCATCGTTATTGGAAACATCACTCTCGACTACATCATAGATGTAAACCCGGTGTGGCTCTCTGTGCTCCTGGGCTTTCTGCTCTCCGGAGAAGCCTCCAGAAACATTCGGACTATTGTTAAGGGAGAACTCAAGAAGGGATATGCGGAGTCCTCTGTAGCCCTTGGTGGAAACATGTGGTGGGTTCTCAGGAAGCACATCTCAAAAGTTCTCTTCCCGTACTCCCTCTACCAGCTTTCCATTGCAATTCCGCGGGTTCTGGCCCTCCTTACCATAATGGGGTTCTTTTCCATAGCACCGGGCTTCAACTGGGGCAGCTTAATGTCCCAAACGATAATTATGGGAGCTACATACACTTACCGCCTCAACTGGTGGCAGGTTCTGCCGGTGGGAGTCTCCATAGCGGTGCTCTCGATATCGTTCACACTCATCGCAACCTGGATAGAGGATGAGTTTATTAAAGTTTGAAACGAGCCAAAAGACACAACTTCCTGAACCGCTCCCCAAGGTTTTTAACTGCTACTTCATTTCTTCTATCATGCTCAAGTGCTCACTCTGCATAAACGATGAAAGGACAGCAAAAATCAAAATCGTTGATGGGAATCCAATATGCAAGGAGTGCATAAACTACCTAGCCCATAAACCAGACAAAGAAAAAATAAGAGCCGAACTTGAAGAGCTAATGAGCAAAGTGGACAAAGCCATAGTAGCTTTTTCGGGCGGAAAAGACAGCACAGTGGCTCTTTACTTAGCAAAAGAAGTCTACAAGGTTCCAGAGCTTGAGGCTGTGATGATAGACCACGGGTTCATGGCTAAAGAAGCCATAGAGAACGCAAAGAGGATAGCCGAACATCTGGGTGTTCCCTTAACGGTTCTTCGCTATGATTACTCCGATATCTTTAGAGACGCCCTCCTTAAGGCAAAATCTCCCTGCAAAAAGTGCTCTTCAAGGACAATGGAGAGACTTAGAAAGTACGCTCTGAGGAAGGGAGTCAGATACATAATAACTGGGCATGAGTTGCCTTTCGGCCATCATCCATACAGGTTAATGAGCGATGGAGTGATACAAATTCGGTTATTGAGCCTCATGTCCGAGGAAGAGCGCTTTAAAATTCTCAAAAAACTTCCCTTTAAACCTCCCGAGCTTGCCGGCTATACAACAAACTGCCTTATCTTAGGCCCTGCACTCAAGAGATACTATGAGAAGCATGGCTACAGCTTTGAAACGAGAAGGATAGCAGCTCTGGTGAGATATGGACTGATAGACAAGGAGAAGGTCCTAAAAAAGGTCAACAAACCTGAAATCCCAGAGGACATTGAAAAGGAAGTGTACAAAAGACTCGGAATAGAGAAAAAAGATTAATATACTACCAAAACCAACTCAAATAATGGGAAACTCATGAAGGCGGAAGAAATCATATGGGGGGCTGTTGCACTTATAATCCTTTATCTCTCGTGGAAAACAATAGCCCCTCTCTTGTCAGCAATATTCTTTGCTGGAATCTTGGCCTATGCGGTCTTGCCACTTCACAAACGGCTCATACAAAAGACAACACCAAAAAACTCTGCCTTAATATTAACGGCACTCGTAATTGGAGGCTCTGCCCTAATAACTGTCGAGCTTATTCTGATTATAAAAAACCTCATCGTGTCTTTCTATGAGGATATAATGGCATTTCTTTCATGGAGTTTGAAGCTTGAACTCCCGTTTGGCATGCACGATCTTCTTCAGAAACTCTACTCCCAGTTAACTCCAAAGCTAAGCGAGTACGTGCAGAACTATGCCTTTTCGATTCCCAGCTACCTTATTCAGCTTGTCGTATTCTTTGCGGCCTTTTACGCCTTTCTCGTAAATTCGGAAGAAATAAAAAGACAAATACATGCTTTAATTCCTAGGGGGCACGAACATCTGGCGGAAAAGCTATTAAAGAGGGCAGATATCACACTGCAGGCACTCATAAGGGCATGGCTTCTCCTTAATATTGCCAAGGGCATCATAATGACCCTCGGCCTCTGGGGATTAGGTATTACAGATTTCCCGACCGCTTTACTAGCCGGACTTTTAACAATACTCTTCAGCTTTATTCCGCTTTTCGAGGGATGGATGATATGGGTCGTTGCGGCAATATATCTCCTAAAACAGGGAGATATACTAAGAGCACTCGCGATATCAACTTATGGGGCTTTGTTTGTGTCTCCGGTTCCAGATTTCACAATTAGGCCCAAGCTCGTTGCAAAAGAGGCCAAACTCGATGAGATAATGGTGCTCGTAGGGATGATAGGAGGAGTATGGGCTTTTGGGGTTAAAGGCCTTATAATTGGCCCAATAGTGCTTAACCTTGTATCCGCACTGACGAAAGAGTGGAAAAGACTCAAAGCTCAGCAGAGCTGATAATTTTTGCTCCATTCTCTTCTAATTCTTTGAGAGCTTTTTCCTCATCCTCAGGCTTTATTCCCTTAACTGCATCCCTGATGATATAGACATCAAAGCCGTGCTTGAGGGCATCTAGGGCTGTGGCCTTAACGCAGTACTCCGTTGCTACACCGCAGATGTAAACCTTTTTAACATCTTTTTCCTTCAATATCCCCGCCAAATTCGTGCCTTCAAAGCCGGAATACGCCTCTTTATCTGGCTTATCAGCTTTTGAAATTATTATCGCATTTTGAGGCAGCTTTACTACGATTTCCGCACCTTCGGTGTTTTGAACACAGTGCTTCGGCCATGGCCCACCTTGCTCCTTGAAGCTTATGTGGTTAGGAGGGTGCCAGTCCCTAGTGGCAACGATCAAAGCCCCTTTCTTCTTAAACTTCTCAATAAGCTCTTCAATTGTTGGAATTATCTTGTCGCCATCAGGGACTGGAAGAGCCCCACCGGGCATAAAATCTCTCTGCATGTCAACTATTATCAGGGCTTCCATCCTTATACCTCCAGTTTATTTTTAAATTTCGACATATCTATACCTTTGTCCAAACCATAAAGGTATGCGACTATTTTCTTATCCAGATTCCCATATCTCTCGGAAAACTTCTCCAAGTCCTCAAGAACCTCCAAGTGGCTCCAGCCAAGATTTTTGGCAATGTAATCTATCATCTCACCAAAAACGTCCTCACTCTCTTCTTGCTCTTTAAGAGCGTCCTCTCTGATTACGAGCTTCTCTCCCTTTTGCTCAATGATACCCCTTTTTATGGCTTCTTCAATAAGGTTTTTAGCCTCAGAATAATCCATAAGGCCGAGCTTGAGTACAATAATGCCTATTAACTCGGGCTTTGAAAATTCATTCGAACCCTTATAGATGATCGCATGCCTCAAAGCCTCCACAAATCCCACCAAGAATGAATAGGAACTCAAAAAATAAAAACGTTTGCTAGGCTAGTGTTGCTCCACC comes from Thermococcus aggregans and encodes:
- a CDS encoding nicotinamidase; protein product: MEALIIVDMQRDFMPGGALPVPDGDKIIPTIEELIEKFKKKGALIVATRDWHPPNHISFKEQGGPWPKHCVQNTEGAEIVVKLPQNAIIISKADKPDKEAYSGFEGTNLAGILKEKDVKKVYICGVATEYCVKATALDALKHGFDVYIIRDAVKGIKPEDEEKALKELEENGAKIISSAEL
- a CDS encoding DUF2240 family protein; this encodes MGFVEALRHAIIYKGSNEFSKPELIGIIVLKLGLMDYSEAKNLIEEAIKRGIIEQKGEKLVIREDALKEQEESEDVFGEMIDYIAKNLGWSHLEVLEDLEKFSERYGNLDKKIVAYLYGLDKGIDMSKFKNKLEV
- a CDS encoding radical SAM protein — its product is MKYSWEEFARKMGVEPKILENKEARLLKKFVDDLIPPTHCQGCQGLDLSIENPVHHPSYELTPACNHDCIFCYSNVALKLGKVPEPGYYGWENPYAITVSQYGEPLISPRIVEVNKMLRERFPDARLDLQTNGSLLTKELWQKLDFDLVMVSLDAASREKHKMITNADTFKNVVNALKIVGADKSVRSIVRTIFMPGINDEDIPKIAELAASLGVDEMMLQPLTIHKLNEERLKKAGLDFESAESIREYLKAAMEAKKYIDIRISGCQLAIYRTMDPLTLFSARRVARDVVPIVKRNRKEF
- a CDS encoding ABC transporter permease subunit, giving the protein MVKLLGRVVQNIALLIVVLLVTGIAIQVATEKVGDPEKISYCVKSGELNPDEEGLVNMVRGVKCYLKFSLGVFKDEEKILISRTYEGKTYQFYILSPRGLFTTWLKITPEKSIAMTISLLLLSMAIIFPLGLYWGLRAGHRGEISDRILLLLAPVFSGVPGWFWGLMFLWILWWRFDMGAVSYMNYIQRAEAHGSAGLIDHFIALLIPVLALTFANIVIYAFSVRNLVKQEAHEEYFLVDSLKGLPDRRIRRKLLRTVLPSFLTFTSYNFLNLMINGMAIEKLFDVPGLGYTLSYFLGRYFVETDEGTWAPKLQFFPEGIFFVALVMAVLYFLNSTIMEALYLRLDPRREAYEEA
- a CDS encoding AI-2E family transporter → MKAEEIIWGAVALIILYLSWKTIAPLLSAIFFAGILAYAVLPLHKRLIQKTTPKNSALILTALVIGGSALITVELILIIKNLIVSFYEDIMAFLSWSLKLELPFGMHDLLQKLYSQLTPKLSEYVQNYAFSIPSYLIQLVVFFAAFYAFLVNSEEIKRQIHALIPRGHEHLAEKLLKRADITLQALIRAWLLLNIAKGIIMTLGLWGLGITDFPTALLAGLLTILFSFIPLFEGWMIWVVAAIYLLKQGDILRALAISTYGALFVSPVPDFTIRPKLVAKEAKLDEIMVLVGMIGGVWAFGVKGLIIGPIVLNLVSALTKEWKRLKAQQS
- a CDS encoding 7-cyano-7-deazaguanine synthase, which codes for MLKCSLCINDERTAKIKIVDGNPICKECINYLAHKPDKEKIRAELEELMSKVDKAIVAFSGGKDSTVALYLAKEVYKVPELEAVMIDHGFMAKEAIENAKRIAEHLGVPLTVLRYDYSDIFRDALLKAKSPCKKCSSRTMERLRKYALRKGVRYIITGHELPFGHHPYRLMSDGVIQIRLLSLMSEEERFKILKKLPFKPPELAGYTTNCLILGPALKRYYEKHGYSFETRRIAALVRYGLIDKEKVLKKVNKPEIPEDIEKEVYKRLGIEKKD
- a CDS encoding ABC transporter permease translates to MKKRKVPKRIAVAATIISLYVILAIFAPYLTNPEHIQNWNNKAYWEHNPSNAVPTFYGRLKNLPPTEWLEGTYANGKLIFEYNFSYSEVPTDIILFSDVKKQLKVTIVTPLNDSIAIFKGYPYGLDEGVFLARNYPFYYKLMTERCGVAPAYFIVFKPVLNIIFSKPKEDCLENPNLVHGTYKIIVEAVSKRQNVRLEPNETVRIMIQGKSYGILGTDPLGRDVWAGFVGSTRESILIAVMGAIMALLFALILGTIGAVPGIAGRFANLISRSITVIPLLPFAGAMAIVIGNITLDYIIDVNPVWLSVLLGFLLSGEASRNIRTIVKGELKKGYAESSVALGGNMWWVLRKHISKVLFPYSLYQLSIAIPRVLALLTIMGFFSIAPGFNWGSLMSQTIIMGATYTYRLNWWQVLPVGVSIAVLSISFTLIATWIEDEFIKV